CCGGGCCATGGGGGTTGCCGGCAGTTGGAAGCGGTTGACGAGGGCTGCCAGCGAGATGGCGCCGTCGGCCAGTGTCTGGCTGATGGCATTGGTTTCTTCGACCATGGTAGCATTCTGCTGGGTCATCTGGTCGAGACTGTTGACCGAACTGCTGATCTGCTGAAGGCCTATAGCCTGTTCTTCTGCGGCCTTGGTGATGGCATCGATATTATCGTCGATTTTGGTGACAAAGCCGCCGATCTGGGTCAGGGCGTCGCCAGCAGTTCCCACCAGTTTCACGCCGCTTGCCACTTCCGTGCTGGAACGATCCACCAGCGATTTGATCTGCTTGGCAGCGCCTGCCGAGCGCTGGGCAAGTTCACGTACTTCCTGGGCCACGACGGCAAAGCCCTTGCCGGCTTCCCCGGCGCGGGCTGCTTCCACACCGGCATTCAGCGCCAGAAGGTTGGTCTGGAAGGCGATCTCATCGATCACGCCGATGATCGTGCCGATCTCACGGGAGACGCTTTCAATTCGCTGCATGGCGGTAATGGCATTGTTGACCACCTCATTGGAGGACGTCGTGCAGTCACGGGCATCTCTCACCAGGCTGCGGGTTTCGCGGGTTCTTGTGGTGGAGGCCTTCACGGTCGAGGCAACCTCTTCGAGCGCTGCTGCGGTTTCTTCAAGGGCGGCGGCCTGTTGCTCGGTGCGCTTGGCCAGGCTGTCGGCGGCGTCCCGCATCTCGCGGCTATTGGTTTGCAGAGAGCCGGTCTCATCGAGAACCTGCTTCAGAGTGGTCTGAAGCGTCAGGATGGAGTCGTTGAAATCGCTGCGAAGAGTGTCGAACCGGGCATCGAACGGCGTGTCTAGCGTGGTGCGCATGTTACACTCGGCCAACCGGTGCAGACCGTCGCCAAGTTCTTCGACCACGCGTCGCAGGGCTTGCGCCTCGGCGGCGCGCTCAGTCTCGCGCTGCCGGCGCTGCTCTTCCGTGCTGGCGCGGCTGGCATCGGCCTCCTGCTCCAGGCGGCGCTTTTCCAGACCGGCATCGCGAAAGATCGACAGCGCATGGGCGATTTCGCCGATTTCATCAGTGCGGTCGCCATAGGGAGGAGGCGTATCGAGGTCGCCATGGGCCATGGCGGTCATCGCCGTGGTCATATGGCGCAGCGGCGACAGGGCGCGGCGTTGAACGATGAGAATGGAGGCGAGGCTGAGGAGGATCAGCGTCCCCCCCAGCGTATAGCTGATGGTTTCGCGTGATGCGGTCTCGGCGGCAGCTTTGGTTTCGCGGCTCTTGCCATATACATTGCCCATATCGACAAGTTCGTTGACGGCGGCTTCATGGACATGGAAGCGCGTTTTCAATTCGTTGAGGGCTGTTTTCAGTTCAAGCGGGTTTTGGCCGGTCAGGGCCGGAACGACGGACTGATCCATCTGCGCCCAGAATGCATCGCCCTTGACCAGAACGTCCTGCTGCAATTTGCTGCGCAACGTATCGGGTAGCGTCGTGCCTTTCCAATAGTCCCGGCGCTCCTGATACTGGCTTTTCAGCAGTTTCAGGCGGTCGATATTGATAGCGGCCATATCCGGCTGAAGCGCTGACTCATTGATCAGGGAATAAGCCTCGACCAGATACAGCGGCGGCGGCAGGATATCGGCGATCAGGTCCTTGCTGTCGATGATCTGCTGATAGATCGGTCCGTTAACCTTCAGCCGCTGGAGGGTCTGCATGGCTGTTGCGAGTGTGATGACGACTCCGACGGCAAGGATCACGCCGGAAATGATCACCGTGGAGGATATGCTGAGCTTCATAGTTGTGGTCCGCAGAAAGTGATGTCGGGAGGAGCAGATCACGCGGACGAAAGCGTCGAGGTGATGTGGCCAGGTTATGGTCTAAAATTGAACACATCGCTTATTTTTCAAGAGCGCTTTAAAAAGCATATTTCTTTTAGTTTCCGGTTGGTTATGTTTTCCTTAAAATTTGAATCTAGTTGATTTAAATAATAAAAAACCAGGGCATTAGCCCTGGTTTTCTTGGTATAGTTGTTTTTTACTTGAGATCAGCCGGAGATATCTATCACGCCGCAATCGCCAGCTTCAGACCCGAAGGCCAGCAGCTTGCCGCTGGCGCTCCAGCCGAGGCTGGTGATTGCACCGTTGCCCGGGCGGCGCAGTAGCGCCTCCTTGCCATCGGCCAGGCGCACCGCCAGCACCATGCCGTCGATATAGCCAATGGCCAGCACCTCTTCTGCGGGGTGGAAGGCGACCTGGGTGACCATGATATTGGCGCGTGTGCCCAGCTCCTGCGGGGCCTTGCCCATTGGGCCGTCCTTGGAGGCAAAGGGCCAGACGATCGCAGCAGGGGCACCTGACGAGGCGAGCCATTTGCCCTTGGCCGACCAGGAGATTGACTTGACCTTAGCGGGATAGCCGGTCATGCGCATATGGCGGGTATCACTGCCGGCACCATCCAGCTTCCAGCCATGCAGGGCATTTTCCTGCATGGTGGTGACGACGAAGCGGTTGTCGGGCGAAAAACTGACGCCAGTATGGGCGCCCTTCCATTCCAGATCGACTGGCTTGCCTTCCGCTGCTGCAAAGCGCAACGTCACGCCATTGTAGCGGGAAATGGCGATGCGCAAGCCCTTGGGGGCAAAGGCAAGACCCTCGACCGTGCGCTCCTCTTCATAGGGATGTATCGCGCCGCTTGCCAAGCGTACGAAGGCGGATTTGCCATAACCATAGGCAACCGCGCCTTGCGGTCCGGCTGCGACCACGGAAATCCACTTGCGTGGCACGTGCGCCAGTTCCGTGACCGTTCCATCATGAGCGATGCGCAGCACTTTGCCGTCCTCGCCGCCGGTCAAAAGCGTCTGGTTATGGTCGTCCTTGATGGCGGTCAGCAGGCCCGACCCGGTTTCGGTGACCTGCTCGCCGCCATCCAGGCGGTGAACGGCGCCAGCCGCAGTGACGAAAACCGGAATGTCTCCAAGGAAGGCCGCGGTCAGTACGTGGCCTTCCAGATCGAGCGGGGCAACAGTCGGCATCAGGCAGTCTTTCCGGTATGGTTGTCAGGGTTTGGCAGCAGGGAAGGGATA
This region of Agrobacterium vitis genomic DNA includes:
- a CDS encoding methyl-accepting chemotaxis protein — its product is MKLSISSTVIISGVILAVGVVITLATAMQTLQRLKVNGPIYQQIIDSKDLIADILPPPLYLVEAYSLINESALQPDMAAINIDRLKLLKSQYQERRDYWKGTTLPDTLRSKLQQDVLVKGDAFWAQMDQSVVPALTGQNPLELKTALNELKTRFHVHEAAVNELVDMGNVYGKSRETKAAAETASRETISYTLGGTLILLSLASILIVQRRALSPLRHMTTAMTAMAHGDLDTPPPYGDRTDEIGEIAHALSIFRDAGLEKRRLEQEADASRASTEEQRRQRETERAAEAQALRRVVEELGDGLHRLAECNMRTTLDTPFDARFDTLRSDFNDSILTLQTTLKQVLDETGSLQTNSREMRDAADSLAKRTEQQAAALEETAAALEEVASTVKASTTRTRETRSLVRDARDCTTSSNEVVNNAITAMQRIESVSREIGTIIGVIDEIAFQTNLLALNAGVEAARAGEAGKGFAVVAQEVRELAQRSAGAAKQIKSLVDRSSTEVASGVKLVGTAGDALTQIGGFVTKIDDNIDAITKAAEEQAIGLQQISSSVNSLDQMTQQNATMVEETNAISQTLADGAISLAALVNRFQLPATPMARAA
- a CDS encoding WD40 repeat domain-containing protein; translated protein: MPTVAPLDLEGHVLTAAFLGDIPVFVTAAGAVHRLDGGEQVTETGSGLLTAIKDDHNQTLLTGGEDGKVLRIAHDGTVTELAHVPRKWISVVAAGPQGAVAYGYGKSAFVRLASGAIHPYEEERTVEGLAFAPKGLRIAISRYNGVTLRFAAAEGKPVDLEWKGAHTGVSFSPDNRFVVTTMQENALHGWKLDGAGSDTRHMRMTGYPAKVKSISWSAKGKWLASSGAPAAIVWPFASKDGPMGKAPQELGTRANIMVTQVAFHPAEEVLAIGYIDGMVLAVRLADGKEALLRRPGNGAITSLGWSASGKLLAFGSEAGDCGVIDISG